The Candidatus Baltobacteraceae bacterium genome has a window encoding:
- a CDS encoding GGDEF domain-containing protein — translation MHDQALIWNTDANLEVTSFTARLRELAGIGEVRGRITVSDLWREDLPYSVPVLAHRWALDGECVSFEAPAHGATYRFDLQPLYGPEGGVVGVSGCAVAVADPDTGQFSPSIYAAAERRAGVGIWHEDLRTGRTTISSGLAAMLEIDPAAPFDVRAFDHPEDRAEIARALADPDASERYTCDHRVCFGQSRLRAVRERLDTIVDQRGMAVARLGTLVDISDLKERVDELADLALCDPLTRLANRALLLERLAAAVARTARYGTLSAVLFIDLDGFKTVNDTCGHDAGDRLLQELSDHLQSHFRPTDTIARLGGDEFVVVVEDLYSEEAAVSAAQKLLTSLTRTFAIGPQNVSIGASIGVAVVPRCSTVPEELLAMADHEMYAVKRSGGGGVKLVACAPVREPPPASNSLQTA, via the coding sequence ATGCACGACCAGGCTCTCATCTGGAATACTGATGCCAACTTAGAGGTCACGTCGTTCACGGCTCGGCTTCGTGAGCTCGCGGGCATTGGTGAGGTGCGTGGCCGCATCACGGTGAGCGATCTCTGGCGCGAAGACCTCCCCTACAGCGTCCCGGTTCTCGCCCACCGGTGGGCCCTCGACGGTGAGTGCGTCTCGTTCGAGGCGCCGGCCCATGGCGCGACCTACCGGTTCGACTTGCAGCCCCTCTACGGACCCGAGGGAGGCGTCGTAGGGGTCAGCGGCTGCGCGGTAGCGGTCGCCGACCCCGACACCGGACAGTTCTCCCCCAGCATCTATGCGGCGGCCGAGCGCCGTGCGGGTGTCGGCATCTGGCACGAAGACCTGCGCACCGGCCGCACCACGATCTCGAGCGGGCTGGCGGCGATGCTGGAAATCGATCCGGCCGCGCCGTTCGACGTCCGTGCCTTCGATCACCCCGAAGATCGCGCCGAGATCGCGCGCGCACTGGCCGATCCCGACGCGTCGGAGCGGTACACGTGCGACCACCGGGTGTGCTTCGGCCAGAGCCGCCTGCGCGCCGTGCGCGAGCGGCTCGACACGATCGTCGATCAGCGCGGCATGGCCGTCGCGCGGCTGGGCACGCTCGTCGATATCAGCGACCTTAAAGAGCGCGTCGACGAGCTCGCAGACCTGGCGCTCTGCGATCCGCTGACGCGGCTGGCGAACCGGGCGCTGCTGCTCGAGCGGCTTGCAGCCGCCGTAGCGCGGACGGCCCGGTACGGGACCCTCTCGGCGGTGCTGTTCATCGACTTAGATGGATTCAAGACCGTCAACGATACGTGCGGGCACGATGCCGGAGACCGTCTGCTCCAAGAACTTTCCGATCACTTGCAGTCGCACTTCCGCCCCACCGATACGATCGCGCGCCTGGGCGGCGACGAGTTCGTCGTCGTCGTCGAAGACTTGTACAGCGAAGAAGCCGCGGTTTCCGCGGCACAAAAACTGCTGACGAGTCTAACGCGCACGTTTGCCATCGGTCCGCAGAACGTCTCGATCGGTGCGAGCATCGGCGTGGCCGTCGTGCCGCGATGCTCGACCGTTCCTGAAGAACTGCTCGCGATGGCCGATCACGAGATGTACGCCGTCAAGCGCAGTGGCGGAGGAGGCGTGAAGCTGGTGGCGTGCGCGCCGGTTCGGGAGCCTCCACCCGCGTCCAACAGCCTGCAAACCGCATAA
- a CDS encoding oligopeptide transporter, OPT family has product MESRLNRGKTRRSTLPHSSKQAAMHSVDSRKDDDRVELTWRALILGGAITLVFTAANIYLGLKVGLTFASTIPAAVISMAVLRAFKNASIFENNIVQTVASAAGTLSAVIFVLPGLVMIGWWTGFPFWEGFGVCAIGGILGVMYSVPLRRALVAQSDLPYPEGVAAAEVLKVGTQATAADAAEHNRAGLLALVVGSVVSALYAVVVNMRIFAATIAGYFRAGGGATGFGFGLSFALVGAGHLVGLSVGMAILAGLVIAWGIATPILTALHPVAGAAATVALDVWQHKVRFIGAGAIGIAAIWTLAKLVVPVYSGVTSALAASRRRSEVGSSALPRTERDIPIGIVAAVSVMCLIPLGVLLATFIWGGALQSLAVPLILCTLVYITIVGFLVAAACGYMAGLIGSSNSPVSGLGILGVVGASLMLILLAGRGNPAASNALIAYSLFMTAVVLAVATISNDNLQDLKTGQLVDATPWRQQVALCVGVVMGALVIPPILDLLNHAYGFMGAHNANVTPGAQPLPAPQATLITALATGIISGQIDWSMLGIGAVAGVAIIALDEFLGWRGKLRLPPLAVGLGIYLSFVTTAAIVAGALLGHFYNRWATTQRNVERAKQLGVLVASGLIVGESIFGVIFAGLIVGTGNASPIAVVGDAFNNASVALGGIAFLAIVLGLYRWTAGLAARRS; this is encoded by the coding sequence ATGGAGAGCAGGTTAAATCGCGGTAAAACGCGCAGGTCGACGCTTCCTCATTCGAGCAAACAAGCCGCGATGCATTCGGTCGACTCCCGAAAGGATGACGACCGCGTCGAACTGACCTGGCGGGCGCTGATTCTCGGAGGCGCCATTACCCTCGTCTTCACCGCGGCGAACATCTATCTCGGTTTAAAAGTCGGTCTTACGTTCGCGTCGACGATACCCGCAGCGGTCATCTCGATGGCGGTGCTGCGCGCGTTCAAGAACGCGAGCATCTTCGAAAACAACATCGTTCAGACCGTGGCGTCGGCGGCGGGAACGCTCTCGGCCGTCATCTTCGTGTTACCCGGTCTCGTGATGATCGGATGGTGGACCGGCTTTCCGTTCTGGGAAGGGTTCGGCGTCTGCGCGATCGGCGGTATCCTTGGCGTCATGTACAGCGTCCCGCTACGGCGCGCGCTCGTCGCACAGTCCGATTTGCCGTATCCCGAAGGCGTCGCCGCGGCCGAAGTTCTCAAAGTCGGAACGCAAGCGACCGCGGCCGACGCGGCCGAGCACAATCGGGCCGGTTTGCTCGCGCTGGTCGTCGGCAGTGTGGTTTCGGCGCTGTACGCCGTCGTCGTCAACATGCGGATTTTTGCTGCAACGATCGCGGGATACTTTCGCGCCGGCGGCGGCGCGACCGGATTCGGATTCGGGCTTTCGTTTGCACTCGTCGGGGCGGGACACCTCGTCGGACTTTCCGTCGGTATGGCGATCCTTGCCGGACTCGTGATCGCGTGGGGAATCGCGACGCCGATTCTCACGGCATTGCATCCGGTCGCGGGTGCGGCTGCAACCGTAGCGCTGGACGTATGGCAGCACAAGGTACGCTTCATCGGAGCCGGCGCGATCGGGATCGCGGCAATCTGGACGCTCGCGAAGCTGGTCGTTCCCGTCTACAGCGGAGTCACCTCGGCGTTGGCCGCTTCACGGCGCCGGTCGGAAGTCGGATCGTCCGCGCTGCCGCGCACCGAGCGAGACATTCCAATCGGAATCGTGGCCGCCGTTTCGGTGATGTGCTTGATACCGCTCGGCGTGCTGCTCGCAACGTTCATCTGGGGCGGCGCGCTGCAATCGCTTGCCGTGCCGCTGATTCTGTGCACACTGGTCTACATCACGATCGTCGGTTTTCTCGTCGCGGCCGCGTGCGGATACATGGCCGGCTTGATCGGCTCTTCGAACAGTCCGGTTTCCGGTTTGGGCATTCTCGGCGTGGTCGGTGCGTCGCTGATGCTGATCCTGCTTGCCGGACGCGGCAATCCGGCGGCGAGCAACGCCTTGATCGCGTACTCGCTGTTCATGACCGCCGTCGTGCTCGCGGTTGCAACGATTTCCAACGACAACTTGCAGGATCTCAAGACCGGTCAGCTCGTCGATGCGACCCCATGGCGACAGCAAGTCGCGCTGTGCGTCGGCGTCGTGATGGGTGCGCTCGTCATCCCGCCGATCCTCGATCTGCTCAACCACGCGTACGGTTTCATGGGCGCGCACAACGCCAACGTCACGCCGGGAGCGCAGCCATTGCCCGCGCCGCAAGCGACGCTCATTACGGCTCTCGCTACCGGCATCATCTCGGGGCAGATTGATTGGAGCATGCTTGGCATCGGCGCGGTTGCCGGCGTTGCGATCATCGCGCTCGACGAGTTCCTCGGCTGGCGCGGCAAGCTTCGTCTACCGCCGCTCGCCGTTGGATTGGGGATCTATTTATCGTTCGTTACGACCGCCGCGATCGTCGCCGGCGCCCTACTCGGCCATTTCTACAATCGATGGGCGACGACGCAGCGTAACGTCGAACGCGCCAAGCAGCTGGGCGTGCTCGTCGCGTCGGGTCTGATCGTCGGCGAGAGCATCTTCGGCGTGATCTTTGCCGGACTCATCGTGGGAACGGGCAATGCGTCGCCGATCGCCGTGGTCGGCGATGCGTTCAATAATGCATCGGTGGCGCTCGGCGGCATCGCATTCTTGGCGATCGTGCTCGGACTCTATCGATGGACGGCGGGGCTCGCCGCGAGGCGCTCTTAA
- a CDS encoding NADP-dependent oxidoreductase codes for MIEHRGETAAIKDVADPRPGEREILVRVTAAGVNPVDWKTRDAGERSLPFILGQDFAGIVVGAGERAQKYNLDERVFGIAREHGAYAQLTVIPEDDHTQPVAKIPDSLGDAQAAALPTSGLTALASLDALGVQSGTKVLILGATGGVGSFAVQIARDRGAHIIGTARAENEELARSFGVDEFVAYDRDDPVAEVKRSHPEDVDAILDLVDDSDRIRSAADIVREGGRIVSTIGAADPEWFAKRNVTAINLVMNQTPQSSHAGLRALAEMVEQGRLRVPIAVEHALSDAQRALEESKSGRIDGKIVLTIDSTGP; via the coding sequence ATGATAGAACATCGTGGTGAAACCGCCGCGATCAAAGACGTTGCCGACCCGCGGCCCGGCGAACGCGAGATCCTCGTTCGCGTCACCGCTGCCGGCGTCAACCCCGTCGATTGGAAGACGCGCGATGCGGGCGAGCGCAGCCTTCCCTTCATCTTAGGTCAAGACTTTGCCGGGATCGTCGTCGGTGCCGGCGAGCGCGCGCAGAAATACAACCTCGACGAGCGCGTGTTCGGGATTGCCCGCGAGCACGGTGCGTACGCGCAGCTGACCGTGATTCCCGAAGACGACCACACGCAGCCGGTTGCAAAGATTCCCGATTCGCTCGGCGACGCCCAAGCCGCGGCGCTGCCGACGTCCGGGTTGACCGCATTGGCCTCGCTCGACGCGCTCGGCGTGCAATCCGGCACGAAGGTATTGATTCTCGGTGCGACCGGCGGCGTGGGAAGCTTCGCCGTTCAGATCGCACGCGATCGCGGCGCGCATATCATCGGCACGGCGCGCGCCGAAAACGAGGAGCTGGCGCGATCCTTCGGCGTCGACGAGTTCGTCGCGTACGACCGCGACGATCCGGTCGCCGAGGTCAAGCGCTCGCATCCCGAAGACGTCGACGCAATCCTCGACTTGGTCGACGACTCGGATCGCATTCGCTCGGCCGCGGATATCGTGCGCGAAGGCGGACGAATCGTTTCGACGATCGGCGCCGCCGATCCGGAATGGTTTGCCAAACGCAACGTGACGGCGATCAATCTCGTGATGAACCAGACGCCGCAATCGTCGCACGCGGGGTTGCGCGCGTTGGCGGAAATGGTGGAACAAGGGCGCTTGCGCGTGCCGATCGCGGTCGAACACGCGCTTTCGGATGCGCAACGCGCGCTCGAAGAGAGCAAGTCGGGGAGAATCGACGGGAAGATCGTTTTGACGATCGATTCAACCGGGCCTTAA
- a CDS encoding peptidylprolyl isomerase, with the protein MIKRAAVALLALSLAACSGAKQQASSDAPASSAAPGTYRVLMNTSRGPVTIEVDPALAPNGAKHFKELVQAHFYDGARFYRVVPGFVVQWGIAADPKVSKKWNAPIQDDPVKASNVRGTVSFAATNAPNSRTTDLFINLGDNANLDGAGFATIGRVVSGMENVDKIYPGYGEQPDQGEIDARGNAYLLKAFPKLDYIKTAKVEK; encoded by the coding sequence ATGATCAAAAGGGCTGCCGTCGCACTTCTTGCCCTCTCGCTGGCCGCTTGCAGCGGCGCGAAGCAGCAAGCGTCCTCGGACGCACCGGCGTCATCGGCCGCGCCCGGAACGTACCGGGTATTGATGAACACGTCGCGCGGACCCGTCACGATCGAGGTCGATCCGGCGCTCGCGCCCAACGGTGCGAAACATTTCAAAGAGCTCGTGCAGGCGCATTTCTACGACGGAGCGCGTTTCTATCGCGTCGTGCCGGGGTTCGTCGTTCAATGGGGCATCGCCGCCGATCCGAAGGTGTCGAAGAAGTGGAACGCGCCGATTCAAGACGATCCGGTCAAGGCGTCCAACGTTCGTGGAACCGTTTCGTTCGCCGCAACGAATGCGCCGAACAGCCGAACCACGGATCTGTTCATCAACCTCGGAGACAACGCAAATCTCGACGGTGCGGGATTTGCAACGATCGGCCGCGTCGTCAGCGGAATGGAGAACGTCGACAAGATCTATCCCGGGTACGGCGAGCAGCCCGATCAAGGTGAGATCGACGCGCGCGGTAACGCGTATCTGCTTAAAGCATTTCCGAAGCTCGATTACATTAAAACCGCGAAAGTCGAGAAATAA
- a CDS encoding isocitrate lyase/phosphoenolpyruvate mutase family protein, with the protein MQTQSAAAAFRALHHGDEVLLLPNAWDAASAAIFRQLGARAIATTSAGLAWACGFADGDVLPREDLLAAVRRIRRVIGDLPLSIDVEGGYSDDPQAVAELIERLVDLGVAGINIEDGGRDTSLLATKIEAIVQRCDVFVNARCDVYLRELAAGDDAVRETIARGKRYAQAGAGGLFVPGLDDTQAMAAIARDVTIPLGVFAVPGLPAASELFAAGVRRLSAGESLAALAYGAAREAAEAFLRDGDSAVVRTARNLDYGPTNALFSGD; encoded by the coding sequence GTGCAAACACAAAGTGCAGCCGCCGCCTTTCGCGCCTTGCATCACGGCGACGAGGTTTTGCTTTTACCCAACGCGTGGGACGCGGCGTCCGCGGCGATTTTTCGGCAGCTCGGGGCGCGCGCGATCGCGACGACCAGCGCCGGCCTTGCGTGGGCGTGCGGCTTTGCCGACGGCGACGTCTTGCCGCGCGAAGATCTGCTCGCAGCAGTGCGCCGGATTCGGCGCGTCATCGGAGACCTGCCGCTCTCGATCGACGTCGAAGGCGGATATTCGGACGATCCGCAGGCTGTTGCCGAACTGATCGAGCGTCTCGTCGACCTCGGCGTCGCGGGTATAAATATCGAAGACGGAGGTCGCGACACGAGCTTGCTCGCGACGAAGATCGAGGCGATCGTGCAACGGTGCGACGTTTTCGTCAACGCGCGATGCGACGTCTATCTCCGCGAGCTGGCGGCCGGCGACGATGCCGTACGGGAAACGATTGCGCGCGGAAAGCGTTACGCGCAAGCCGGCGCCGGCGGGTTGTTCGTTCCCGGGTTAGACGACACGCAAGCGATGGCCGCGATTGCGCGCGACGTCACGATACCGCTCGGGGTCTTTGCGGTTCCGGGGCTGCCGGCCGCGAGCGAGCTGTTCGCGGCGGGTGTGCGCCGATTGAGCGCCGGCGAGTCACTGGCCGCGTTGGCTTACGGTGCCGCGCGGGAAGCGGCTGAGGCGTTTTTGCGCGACGGCGACAGCGCCGTCGTGCGTACGGCGCGCAACCTGGACTACGGTCCGACCAACGCACTGTTTTCAGGCGATTAG
- a CDS encoding DUF5069 domain-containing protein → MPTDFRDGKTFPRRGRDEAAGAMWLLRVFDKARAAADGTIHDYIYPCPMDKGVLSRWGIDPARFEEAIRTRPDDESIVAWLKATISPEKIRAANQWLRDEKVENLDRQDREETGAV, encoded by the coding sequence GTGCCTACGGATTTTCGCGATGGGAAGACGTTTCCGCGCCGCGGCCGCGACGAAGCCGCCGGCGCGATGTGGCTGCTGCGCGTGTTCGATAAAGCCCGCGCCGCGGCCGACGGAACGATTCACGACTACATCTATCCGTGCCCAATGGATAAAGGCGTTCTTTCGCGGTGGGGCATCGATCCGGCGCGCTTCGAGGAAGCGATTCGCACCCGCCCCGACGACGAATCGATCGTCGCCTGGTTGAAAGCCACTATTTCGCCGGAAAAGATTCGCGCCGCCAACCAGTGGCTGCGCGATGAAAAGGTCGAGAACCTCGACCGTCAAGACCGCGAAGAAACCGGCGCCGTCTAA
- a CDS encoding DUF4139 domain-containing protein translates to MKKTLWATLVFLALIAPIGTTAEPPERTSTVRDRDLVNVTVYNGTMSLVHDRRKFSLDEGVNRIAWRDVSAQMDATSALLESLDGGSVQVLEQNLDYDLLNPSALLQKYVGRDVVVVHDPQFAGQRATRETARVLAAGDGNVVLRYRDRIETEVRGHIIFPTATGRFRDQPTLVLDLASSRGGKQTVDLSYLTGGLSWRADYVGSLDGDEKHMNLTGLVTLTNESGTSYDDARVQLVAGNVNVVTPIALRTIAHVTARSAYAPNAQQENYFEYHLYTLGRRTTIENNQTKQVTLLTARDVPIQKTLELRGSANYYYNADADLGDKLPVAVYVTFENRDGDLGIPLPGGVVRLYENDSRGLSQFLGSDSIQHTPKNESVRLHLGDSFDVTANKKQTSFHFVGNGSCETDSSYEVRLGNAKPQAQDVQVVEPIPAEWWIPSESLPHVKTSSATATWTVTVPAESHVTLAYTARVKWCG, encoded by the coding sequence GTGAAAAAAACGCTTTGGGCCACCCTCGTCTTCCTTGCGCTCATCGCCCCAATCGGTACGACCGCGGAGCCTCCCGAACGCACGAGCACCGTGCGCGACCGCGACCTCGTGAACGTCACGGTCTATAACGGAACCATGTCGCTCGTGCACGACCGGCGAAAGTTCTCGCTCGACGAAGGGGTCAATCGCATTGCGTGGCGCGATGTCAGCGCGCAAATGGACGCAACGTCTGCGCTCTTGGAGAGTCTCGACGGCGGCAGCGTGCAAGTGCTCGAGCAGAACCTCGATTACGATCTGCTCAATCCCAGCGCACTGTTGCAGAAATACGTCGGGCGCGACGTCGTGGTCGTTCACGATCCGCAGTTCGCCGGGCAGCGCGCGACGCGCGAGACGGCCCGCGTTCTCGCCGCCGGCGACGGCAACGTCGTTTTGCGTTATCGCGACCGCATCGAAACCGAGGTGCGCGGACACATCATCTTTCCGACGGCGACCGGGCGATTTCGCGATCAACCGACGCTCGTGCTCGACTTGGCGAGCTCGCGCGGAGGGAAGCAGACGGTCGATTTAAGCTATCTCACCGGCGGCTTGAGCTGGCGCGCCGATTACGTCGGATCGCTCGACGGCGACGAAAAGCACATGAATCTCACGGGATTGGTGACCCTCACGAACGAGAGCGGCACGTCGTACGACGATGCGCGCGTGCAGCTCGTTGCCGGCAACGTCAACGTCGTGACGCCGATCGCCCTCAGGACGATCGCTCACGTCACGGCGAGAAGCGCCTACGCGCCTAACGCGCAGCAAGAGAACTACTTCGAGTACCACCTCTACACGCTGGGGCGCCGCACGACCATCGAAAACAATCAAACCAAGCAGGTGACGCTTCTCACGGCTCGCGACGTGCCGATCCAAAAGACGCTCGAGCTTCGTGGTTCCGCAAATTATTACTATAATGCCGACGCCGACCTCGGGGATAAGCTCCCCGTCGCGGTGTACGTCACGTTCGAAAATCGCGACGGCGATCTCGGAATCCCCTTGCCTGGCGGTGTCGTCAGATTGTACGAGAACGACTCCCGCGGATTGTCGCAGTTCTTGGGTTCCGACTCGATTCAACATACGCCCAAGAACGAGTCGGTGCGCCTGCATCTCGGCGACTCGTTCGACGTGACCGCCAACAAGAAGCAGACCTCTTTCCATTTCGTTGGAAACGGCTCGTGCGAAACCGATAGCTCGTACGAGGTTCGGCTCGGTAACGCAAAGCCGCAAGCGCAGGACGTGCAAGTCGTCGAACCGATACCGGCCGAGTGGTGGATCCCCAGCGAAAGCCTGCCGCACGTGAAAACCTCGTCGGCGACGGCGACCTGGACCGTCACCGTGCCTGCAGAATCGCACGTGACGCTCGCCTACACGGCGCGCGTGAAGTGGTGCGGGTAA
- a CDS encoding DCC1-like thiol-disulfide oxidoreductase family protein translates to MGEHRSSVNGVVLYDGACGFCTDWLRHWTPILHRHRYGVDTLQAPWVAQRLGMNVDELLSDIRLIRPDGTLISGADVYLDVMRRVWWAYPLYAVCRLPGFNAVFRNAYRSFARNRYCISGQCSIDSSHRS, encoded by the coding sequence GTGGGCGAGCATCGTTCGAGCGTAAACGGCGTCGTGCTTTACGACGGCGCGTGCGGATTCTGCACCGATTGGCTACGCCATTGGACGCCGATACTGCATCGCCATCGCTACGGTGTCGACACGCTGCAAGCGCCGTGGGTCGCACAGCGCTTGGGCATGAACGTCGACGAACTGCTTTCCGACATTCGCTTGATTCGTCCGGACGGCACGCTGATTTCCGGCGCCGACGTCTATCTCGACGTCATGCGCAGGGTGTGGTGGGCGTATCCGCTCTACGCCGTGTGCCGGCTTCCGGGCTTTAACGCGGTTTTTAGAAACGCTTATCGTTCGTTCGCGCGAAATCGTTACTGCATTTCCGGTCAGTGCTCGATCGATTCGTCACACCGTTCTTAG
- a CDS encoding DUF2071 domain-containing protein: MAESFLTARWHYLAMLNYAVDPSLLAARIPPGTELDFFGDRTYVSVVGFRFLQTRVLGVAVPLHQDFDEINLRFYVRRRAEDGWRRGVVFVRELVPKPAIATVARLAFCEPYASVTMRHDVRDEGMGSARRVSATYGWLDRGGDCTIALRALGDPALPAPGSAEEFIAEHYWGYGVDRKRRGLEYGVRHDPWRVWKAHDATFSGNAAPAYGTEFARVLDATPDSAFLAEGSPISVSWASIVRA; the protein is encoded by the coding sequence TTGGCAGAATCGTTCTTGACCGCGCGCTGGCACTATCTTGCGATGCTCAACTACGCCGTCGATCCGTCGCTGCTGGCAGCCCGCATTCCACCCGGCACGGAGCTCGATTTCTTCGGCGATCGCACCTACGTCAGCGTGGTCGGCTTCCGCTTTCTGCAGACGCGCGTGCTGGGCGTTGCGGTGCCGCTGCATCAGGATTTCGACGAGATCAACCTCCGCTTTTACGTCCGGCGGCGCGCCGAAGACGGCTGGCGCCGCGGCGTCGTCTTCGTCCGGGAGCTCGTTCCGAAGCCGGCGATTGCGACCGTCGCGCGGCTGGCATTTTGCGAGCCCTACGCTTCGGTAACGATGCGGCACGACGTACGCGACGAGGGAATGGGTTCCGCGCGACGCGTGTCGGCCACATACGGCTGGCTCGATCGCGGCGGCGACTGCACCATTGCTTTACGCGCGCTCGGCGATCCCGCACTTCCGGCACCCGGCAGTGCCGAGGAGTTCATCGCCGAACATTATTGGGGGTACGGCGTGGACCGCAAGCGACGAGGTTTGGAGTACGGCGTGCGTCACGATCCGTGGCGCGTCTGGAAAGCTCACGACGCAACGTTCTCCGGAAACGCCGCACCGGCGTACGGGACGGAGTTCGCGCGAGTACTCGACGCAACGCCCGACTCCGCATTCTTAGCCGAAGGATCTCCGATATCGGTATCGTGGGCGAGCATCGTTCGAGCGTAA
- a CDS encoding tetratricopeptide repeat protein, with amino-acid sequence MSLLFIRLVAAALCIAAVLVQSRAYATAGPAPAGNCVVPKRLHLTDIIFAGVHADATLITALTKRLQKEDFDAVGKSVPDHFSDLGWLTVDVLENSGYAPAAVLETGGTTGLIDEGIRQEFLHAEEVRPQMECDRAIATYPNEALPRTARAAIELKSGNFSAAASDYSVAIATEPESKTARYGRALAYYRLGKYAQAQEDANYAVGSDVGNAYTLRALIREALGDDDLATADAASALKQFKANQIDGSSAQYALAAAYSNLGYFSAAIAAFDAVLQQQPSQPYVLEGRGAAYFSKGDSAKAIRDFTEASRAPNGQRAFLELAVVKFSIGDVSMALKNAKRAYETNPNDAYAALWLVVASRSLHLRAPAVAAKAATLPKWPAPVIRAYLGAMPFSALEAAAVSSSPFTARMQLCEARFYSGVHDLQSGRNDRGRELLRLAKAQCPFAEAERAAAAAILRSESP; translated from the coding sequence ATGTCCCTGCTATTCATCCGATTGGTGGCGGCAGCCCTTTGCATTGCCGCCGTGCTGGTTCAGTCTCGAGCGTACGCGACGGCGGGCCCGGCGCCGGCCGGAAATTGCGTGGTTCCCAAACGCCTTCATCTCACCGATATCATCTTCGCTGGAGTGCACGCTGATGCGACGCTCATAACGGCCCTAACCAAACGTCTGCAAAAAGAAGACTTTGACGCCGTTGGAAAATCCGTGCCCGATCACTTCTCCGATCTGGGCTGGCTGACCGTGGATGTACTGGAAAACTCGGGTTACGCGCCTGCGGCCGTGCTGGAAACCGGCGGTACGACCGGCCTGATCGATGAAGGCATCCGTCAAGAATTCTTGCACGCCGAGGAAGTACGTCCGCAGATGGAGTGCGACCGAGCGATCGCGACGTACCCAAACGAAGCTCTTCCGCGTACCGCGCGCGCGGCAATCGAACTGAAAAGCGGTAATTTTTCTGCGGCCGCTTCCGACTATTCCGTGGCGATCGCTACGGAACCGGAGTCGAAGACGGCGCGGTACGGCCGAGCACTGGCGTATTACCGGCTAGGGAAGTATGCGCAAGCGCAGGAGGATGCAAATTACGCGGTGGGTTCCGACGTCGGCAATGCGTACACCCTGCGGGCTTTGATTCGTGAGGCGCTTGGTGATGACGACTTGGCGACCGCCGACGCTGCGAGTGCACTGAAACAGTTTAAGGCGAACCAAATCGACGGAAGTTCGGCGCAATATGCGCTCGCCGCGGCGTACTCAAATCTGGGGTACTTTTCGGCGGCGATCGCGGCGTTTGATGCGGTGCTCCAACAGCAACCGTCGCAGCCGTACGTGCTGGAAGGACGCGGTGCAGCGTATTTTTCGAAGGGAGACTCAGCCAAGGCAATTCGGGACTTCACCGAAGCGTCGCGAGCTCCAAACGGGCAGCGAGCGTTTCTCGAGCTAGCGGTGGTGAAGTTCTCCATTGGAGATGTGTCGATGGCTTTAAAGAACGCAAAGCGCGCGTACGAGACCAATCCAAATGATGCGTACGCCGCTCTATGGTTGGTCGTTGCGAGCCGCTCACTCCACCTTCGGGCACCGGCCGTCGCTGCGAAAGCGGCGACGTTGCCGAAATGGCCGGCTCCAGTCATTCGAGCCTATCTGGGCGCGATGCCGTTTAGCGCGCTCGAGGCCGCTGCGGTATCGTCCTCCCCTTTTACCGCCCGAATGCAGCTCTGTGAAGCCCGCTTTTATTCGGGCGTGCACGATTTGCAAAGCGGCCGGAACGATCGTGGGCGCGAGCTGCTGCGGCTGGCAAAAGCTCAGTGCCCCTTTGCTGAGGCTGAACGCGCCGCCGCAGCCGCGATCCTACGCAGCGAGTCACCGTAG